Proteins encoded together in one uncultured Desulfosarcina sp. window:
- a CDS encoding ACT domain-containing protein, with protein MTQRFIMTAFGKDRPGIAADVTEILFEHGCKLEDTSMTLLAGEFTLILLFTAGSADVAAPLSKACRRLELEKNISAFLRPLEPQEAKPTNGFFTRSLHVEGLDHSGIVYKISRFLSLKGVNIVDLRSSVKPSPESGTAMYVMDIRVQIPEGTAIALLEEGLSEVADDLNVDIALSAN; from the coding sequence ATGACCCAACGCTTCATCATGACTGCTTTTGGCAAGGACCGACCCGGCATTGCCGCCGATGTCACCGAAATTCTATTTGAGCATGGCTGCAAGTTGGAAGACACCTCCATGACCTTGCTGGCCGGAGAATTCACCCTGATCCTTCTGTTTACCGCCGGATCGGCAGACGTTGCCGCCCCCCTTTCCAAAGCCTGTCGCCGCCTGGAACTGGAAAAAAACATTTCCGCCTTCCTGCGGCCCCTGGAGCCCCAGGAAGCGAAACCTACCAATGGATTTTTCACCCGGTCCCTGCACGTGGAAGGGTTGGATCACTCGGGGATCGTCTATAAAATCAGCCGGTTCCTATCACTCAAGGGAGTCAACATCGTAGACCTCAGGTCCAGCGTCAAACCCTCTCCGGAGAGCGGCACCGCCATGTATGTGATGGATATACGGGTTCAGATTCCCGAAGGCACCGCCATTGCACTTTTGGAGGAAGGCCTGTCCGAAGTAGCCGACGATTTGAATGTCGATATTGCTCTTTCCGCCAACTGA
- a CDS encoding regulatory protein RecX: protein MTGPTQSEALQSAFRILARRDHTTNELAQKLRRKGYGRKAVDGALERCRELGYLDDARTARMMAGHLVARGYGPLRIRQVLGQKGLEETLVERVMAAGESEDNQVRAAKKALEKKASRLGRESDPWKRRQIAYRFLTGRGFSSAVVNRAIDDISLLRK from the coding sequence TTGACAGGCCCAACGCAATCCGAAGCCCTGCAAAGCGCCTTTCGCATTCTCGCCCGTCGGGACCATACCACGAACGAACTGGCGCAGAAGCTTCGCCGGAAGGGGTATGGCCGTAAGGCTGTCGATGGTGCGCTTGAACGCTGCCGGGAACTGGGGTATCTGGACGATGCCCGCACCGCCAGGATGATGGCGGGTCATCTGGTCGCACGGGGATACGGTCCCTTGCGGATTCGCCAGGTATTGGGTCAAAAAGGCCTGGAGGAAACGCTGGTCGAACGGGTCATGGCCGCCGGTGAGAGTGAGGACAACCAGGTGCGCGCCGCCAAAAAGGCATTGGAAAAGAAAGCCTCCCGGCTGGGTCGGGAGAGCGATCCCTGGAAGCGCCGGCAGATCGCCTACCGGTTTTTGACCGGGCGGGGGTTTTCTTCAGCCGTCGTCAACCGGGCAATCGACGATATATCGCTTCTAAGGAAGTAA
- a CDS encoding DsbA family protein, with protein MUPWCYFSTGRIEQLETNFDITVTWTAFPLHPETPQEGRSLQDLFAGQPVDIPAILARLKRVAGELNLPFGDRQMTYNSRLAQELGKWAEDQGRGDAFHMAVFLAYFHRGENIALPEILLRICKDVGLDIEAARKVLDQRTYSEAVDRDWQRCRDVEITVVPTFMVGDRRLVGALSYKALKSMLTSAGVARRSSSNNESR; from the coding sequence ATCTGACCCTGGTGCTACTTCAGTACCGGGCGTATTGAACAACTCGAAACGAACTTTGACATCACTGTCACCTGGACGGCGTTTCCCCTGCATCCCGAAACGCCGCAGGAAGGCCGGTCCCTGCAGGATCTTTTCGCCGGGCAGCCGGTGGACATTCCCGCCATACTGGCCCGCCTGAAGCGGGTGGCCGGGGAACTGAACCTGCCCTTCGGCGACCGGCAGATGACCTATAACAGCCGGCTGGCCCAGGAACTGGGCAAGTGGGCCGAGGACCAGGGGCGGGGCGATGCGTTTCACATGGCGGTATTTCTGGCCTATTTTCATCGCGGCGAGAATATCGCCCTGCCGGAGATATTGCTCCGGATATGCAAGGACGTCGGCCTGGACATCGAAGCGGCCCGAAAAGTCCTGGATCAGCGCACCTATAGTGAGGCGGTGGACCGGGACTGGCAGCGCTGCCGCGATGTCGAAATCACCGTCGTGCCGACCTTCATGGTTGGCGACCGGCGCCTGGTGGGCGCCCTGTCTTATAAGGCACTGAAATCCATGCTCACGTCGGCCGGCGTTGCCAGAAGGTCATCCAGCAACAACGAATCGAGGTGA